The following proteins are co-located in the Methylomonas sp. 11b genome:
- a CDS encoding group II truncated hemoglobin translates to MSPTPYELIGGENALRSLVDRFYFYMDILPEAQGIRAMHAPSLAGAKDKLFKFFSGWLGGPNLFIEEFGHPMLRARHFPFPIGESERDQWMLCMNKALDEIETDPRLRENIRTALQQLATHMINQEATGS, encoded by the coding sequence ATGAGCCCCACCCCCTACGAGTTAATCGGCGGCGAGAATGCGTTGCGTAGCCTGGTCGACAGATTCTACTTTTATATGGATATACTGCCGGAAGCCCAGGGCATACGTGCTATGCACGCTCCCAGTCTAGCAGGCGCCAAAGACAAATTATTTAAGTTCTTCTCCGGCTGGCTGGGTGGCCCCAACCTGTTTATCGAAGAATTCGGCCACCCGATGCTGCGTGCCAGGCATTTTCCGTTTCCGATTGGCGAATCGGAGCGCGATCAGTGGATGCTCTGTATGAACAAGGCCTTGGATGAAATTGAGACGGACCCACGCCTGCGCGAAAACATCCGCACCGCCCTGCAACAACTCGCGACGCATATGATCAATCAAGAAGCCACGGGAAGCTGA
- a CDS encoding bifunctional diguanylate cyclase/phosphodiesterase — MSLSKQLLILISALFLMIFSVNFALSVNNIKDYLEGESKNHAQDTATSLGLSLSPYMVDNHDPVIKTMMSAIFDMGYYKEIRLVDADNKELVALSSDKRIEGVPDWFTELLPMTSATAESEISSGWNMSGVIYVTVNSGYAYLKLYEQAKSGFYYSLAAFLLSIALLALLLRVTLASLRKIDLLAQQISDGHFESIEELPWTREVRNVAASMNTMSHKIKTTIAALHGKLDQMGASLLRDDLTGLYKKAVFETDMKNLALEGADAYVVLIKIDSLVDLVKERDSDVIDQFLQAFAAILEKIADLAGAQAGKAYRFYGAEFALVLKIGNSEQLEGLVKTLSNEVTELGERYQKTDLAHIGVVAFNPLLTTEILLEAAHEAYEQAHLIGTNSYFIRTGDNLARDIATWRDLVFDCVDHNGYSVWYIGQIAAFSSGELLMEEAFIQVHDKQGGLVAIGPFISIAEKFAKIVDLDKGVIRIALEHIRHNHIEHAIAVNVSTRTIKNSDFRLWLEKLIKQNPAEAKKLVFSLSAYAVVKDIDAYQAFIETVHHWGARVMIKRFETQSMSAELVKRLKPDFIRLARDIGNGIDSSSQKHAFVQTMQEISTLLDISILAENVQSDKDYRRLKAIGIVGASR, encoded by the coding sequence ATGTCATTATCCAAACAATTGTTAATCCTGATTTCAGCGCTGTTTTTGATGATTTTCAGCGTCAATTTCGCGTTGAGCGTCAACAACATCAAGGACTACCTGGAAGGCGAATCGAAGAATCATGCCCAAGATACCGCCACCTCGCTGGGTCTATCCCTCAGTCCTTACATGGTCGATAACCACGATCCGGTGATTAAAACCATGATGAGCGCAATTTTTGATATGGGTTATTACAAGGAAATCAGGCTGGTCGATGCGGATAACAAAGAACTGGTGGCTCTAAGCAGCGACAAGCGCATAGAAGGCGTGCCGGACTGGTTTACCGAACTGCTGCCCATGACATCGGCGACCGCCGAAAGCGAAATCAGCTCGGGCTGGAACATGAGCGGGGTGATCTACGTCACGGTCAACTCCGGCTACGCCTATCTAAAACTGTATGAACAAGCCAAATCCGGGTTTTATTATTCGCTGGCAGCATTTTTATTGTCCATTGCCCTGCTGGCACTGCTTTTACGCGTCACATTAGCCTCGCTAAGAAAAATCGATCTATTGGCTCAGCAGATCAGCGACGGCCATTTTGAAAGCATCGAAGAATTGCCCTGGACCCGCGAAGTACGCAATGTCGCGGCATCCATGAACACCATGTCGCACAAAATAAAAACCACGATAGCGGCGTTGCATGGCAAGCTTGACCAAATGGGCGCCAGCCTGTTACGCGACGATTTGACGGGTCTGTATAAAAAAGCCGTGTTCGAAACCGACATGAAAAATTTGGCATTGGAAGGCGCGGATGCCTATGTGGTTTTGATAAAAATCGATAGCTTGGTCGATCTGGTCAAAGAGCGCGACAGCGACGTGATCGATCAATTCTTACAAGCGTTTGCCGCCATTCTGGAAAAAATCGCCGATCTTGCTGGAGCACAAGCCGGCAAAGCTTATCGATTCTACGGCGCCGAATTTGCACTGGTGCTGAAGATTGGGAATTCGGAACAATTGGAAGGGTTGGTAAAAACCCTGAGCAACGAAGTAACCGAATTGGGCGAACGTTACCAAAAAACCGATTTGGCCCACATCGGCGTGGTTGCTTTCAATCCGCTACTGACCACCGAAATTCTGTTGGAAGCCGCGCACGAAGCTTATGAACAAGCGCATCTGATCGGCACCAACAGTTATTTCATCCGCACCGGCGATAATTTAGCCCGCGATATTGCCACCTGGCGGGATTTGGTCTTCGACTGCGTCGACCACAACGGTTACTCAGTTTGGTATATAGGGCAGATCGCCGCATTCAGTAGCGGCGAACTGTTGATGGAAGAGGCTTTCATTCAGGTGCACGATAAACAGGGCGGCCTGGTGGCAATCGGTCCATTCATCTCGATTGCCGAAAAATTCGCCAAAATCGTCGATCTGGATAAAGGCGTCATTCGCATCGCGTTGGAGCATATTCGACATAATCATATCGAACATGCCATCGCCGTCAACGTATCGACCCGCACCATCAAAAACAGCGATTTCCGGCTCTGGTTGGAAAAACTAATCAAACAAAATCCGGCGGAAGCCAAAAAGCTGGTATTCAGCTTATCCGCTTATGCCGTCGTCAAGGATATAGACGCCTATCAGGCCTTCATAGAAACCGTGCATCACTGGGGCGCGCGGGTGATGATCAAACGCTTCGAAACCCAATCCATGTCGGCGGAATTGGTCAAACGCCTGAAACCAGACTTTATCCGTCTGGCCCGCGACATCGGCAACGGTATCGACAGTTCCTCGCAAAAGCACGCGTTCGTGCAAACCATGCAAGAAATTTCCACATTGCTGGATATTTCGATCTTGGCCGAAAACGTGCAGTCGGATAAGGATTATCGCCGCTTAAAGGCGATAGGAATCGTCGGTGCCAGCCGTTAA
- a CDS encoding P-II family nitrogen regulator yields the protein MKLITAVVKPFKLDDVREALSDIGVSGVTVTEVKGFGRQKGHTELYRGAEYVVDFLPKAKIEVAVADALLEQAVEAIVKVANTGKIGDGKIFVTDLEQVVRIRTGESGEEAL from the coding sequence ATGAAACTGATAACAGCGGTGGTTAAGCCGTTTAAGCTAGACGACGTGCGTGAGGCGTTGTCGGATATCGGTGTATCTGGCGTGACGGTTACTGAAGTAAAAGGCTTTGGTCGGCAAAAGGGCCATACGGAACTGTATCGTGGTGCCGAATATGTGGTGGATTTTTTACCCAAAGCAAAAATCGAGGTAGCGGTTGCGGATGCTTTGCTTGAGCAAGCCGTCGAAGCGATTGTGAAAGTAGCCAATACCGGGAAGATCGGCGATGGCAAAATTTTTGTAACCGATCTGGAGCAGGTGGTTCGGATCAGAACCGGCGAATCCGGCGAAGAAGCTCTTTAA
- a CDS encoding ammonium transporter — MKYLTGMALFALFGLSGMAFAEEVAAPAVQATVNKGDTAWMIVATVLVALMVIPGLALFYGGMVRAKNMLSILMQVFVIFSLTAIMWATFGYSVAFTEGNAFFGGFSKAFLKGITPDSMAATFSKGAYVPEFIYVAFQLTFSAITPALIIGAFAERVKFSAVLLFTVIWFSFCYLPMAHMVWYWAGPDAYTDAAAAETAGATAGFLFQKGALDFAGGTVVHINAGIAGLVGCLMIGKRIGYGKEFIAPHSVTMNMIGASLLWIGWFGFNAGSNLEANGLAALVFLNTLLAAAAATLAWMGAEWAVRGKPSMLGATSGAVAGLVAITPACGWSGPMGAIGLGLVVGAVCFWSVTFLKHAMNYDDSLDAFGVHGVGGIIGALGTAVVASPALGGTGVWDYVTNATLPDYSVLTQLASQAWGVGIAIVWSGVVSFIAFKIADVALGLRVSEATEREGLDVTEHGETAYHV; from the coding sequence ATGAAATATTTAACAGGCATGGCGCTGTTCGCGCTGTTTGGACTCTCGGGCATGGCGTTTGCGGAAGAAGTGGCGGCACCGGCCGTACAAGCCACCGTTAACAAAGGCGATACCGCCTGGATGATAGTTGCCACCGTACTGGTTGCGTTAATGGTAATACCTGGCTTGGCCTTGTTCTACGGCGGTATGGTGCGAGCCAAAAACATGCTGTCTATCTTGATGCAGGTCTTTGTTATCTTTTCGTTGACGGCGATTATGTGGGCGACGTTCGGCTACAGCGTCGCGTTTACCGAGGGTAACGCCTTCTTCGGCGGTTTCAGCAAGGCATTTTTGAAGGGTATTACCCCGGATTCGATGGCGGCCACTTTCAGCAAGGGGGCTTATGTACCGGAGTTCATTTATGTAGCGTTCCAGCTGACATTCTCGGCTATCACGCCGGCCTTGATCATCGGCGCATTTGCCGAGCGGGTTAAATTTTCAGCGGTGCTGTTGTTTACCGTGATCTGGTTTAGCTTCTGCTACTTACCGATGGCGCATATGGTTTGGTACTGGGCAGGCCCTGATGCGTATACCGATGCTGCCGCAGCGGAAACAGCCGGTGCGACGGCGGGCTTTTTATTCCAAAAAGGCGCGTTGGATTTTGCCGGCGGCACCGTGGTACATATCAATGCCGGTATCGCTGGTTTGGTCGGTTGCTTAATGATAGGTAAGCGCATTGGTTATGGTAAAGAGTTTATCGCGCCGCACAGCGTGACGATGAACATGATAGGCGCGTCCTTGTTGTGGATAGGTTGGTTCGGTTTTAATGCAGGCTCCAACCTGGAAGCCAACGGTCTGGCGGCATTGGTTTTCCTCAACACATTGTTGGCGGCAGCGGCGGCAACCTTGGCCTGGATGGGCGCAGAATGGGCTGTGCGTGGTAAACCCAGCATGTTGGGCGCCACGTCAGGCGCGGTTGCCGGTTTAGTCGCGATAACTCCTGCTTGCGGCTGGTCAGGCCCGATGGGCGCTATCGGTTTAGGCTTGGTGGTCGGCGCAGTATGCTTCTGGTCAGTAACCTTTTTGAAACACGCGATGAACTATGACGATTCGCTGGATGCGTTTGGTGTGCACGGGGTAGGCGGTATCATCGGCGCCTTGGGTACTGCTGTGGTTGCCAGCCCTGCCTTGGGCGGTACCGGAGTATGGGATTACGTCACCAACGCGACCTTGCCTGACTACAGCGTGCTTACCCAGCTTGCCAGCCAAGCTTGGGGTGTAGGTATCGCCATCGTTTGGTCGGGTGTGGTGTCCTTCATTGCCTTCAAAATTGCCGATGTGGCTCTGGGTCTGCGGGTTAGCGAAGCGACTGAGCGTGAAGGTCTGGATGTCACCGAACACGGCGAAACCGCTTATCATGTTTAG
- the glnA gene encoding glutamate--ammonia ligase yields MSVDHVLKLIQENDVKFVDFRFCDTRGKEQHVTFPAHTIDEDTFEEGNMFDGSSIAGWKHINESDMILMPDPSTAVIDPFFDDKTLILRCDIIEPKDMQGYARDPRSIAKRAEAYLQSTGIADTAFFGPENEFFIFDDVRWNTSMGGCSYQIDSEEAGWNSEKVYENGNIGHRPGVKGGYFPVPPVDSFQDMRSAMCLVLEEIGQTVEVHHHEVATAGQCEIGVKFNTLVKKADEVLGLKYVIANIAHAYGKTATFMPKPLVGDNGSGMHVHQSLAKGGVNLFTGNLYGGLSETALYYIGGIIKHAKALNAITNPSTNSYKRLVPGFEAPVMLAYSARNRSASIRIPYVTNPKGRRIEVRFPDSTANPYLAFSAMLMAGLDGIQNKIHPGEAMDKDLYDLPPEEEKAIPQVAFSLDEALAALDADREFLTRGGVFTDDVIDGYIALKQEDVTRLRMSTHPVELDMYYSL; encoded by the coding sequence ATGTCTGTTGATCACGTTCTGAAATTAATCCAAGAAAACGACGTAAAATTTGTCGACTTCCGTTTCTGTGACACGCGCGGCAAAGAACAACACGTTACTTTCCCAGCGCACACTATCGACGAAGACACCTTTGAAGAAGGTAACATGTTCGACGGTTCATCCATCGCCGGCTGGAAACACATCAACGAATCGGACATGATTCTGATGCCCGACCCCAGCACAGCGGTTATCGATCCATTTTTCGACGACAAAACTCTGATCTTGCGTTGCGATATTATCGAACCGAAAGATATGCAAGGTTACGCTCGCGACCCACGCTCTATCGCCAAACGTGCTGAAGCCTATTTGCAATCTACCGGCATCGCCGACACCGCGTTCTTCGGTCCTGAAAACGAATTCTTCATTTTCGACGACGTCCGCTGGAACACCAGCATGGGCGGTTGCTCCTACCAAATCGACTCAGAAGAAGCCGGCTGGAACTCTGAAAAAGTGTACGAAAACGGTAACATCGGTCACCGTCCGGGCGTTAAAGGCGGTTATTTTCCCGTTCCACCAGTCGATTCTTTCCAAGACATGCGCTCTGCAATGTGTCTAGTTCTGGAAGAAATCGGCCAAACCGTTGAAGTACATCACCACGAAGTGGCAACTGCCGGTCAGTGCGAAATCGGCGTTAAATTCAACACGCTGGTTAAAAAAGCCGACGAAGTATTGGGCTTGAAATATGTGATTGCCAACATCGCTCACGCTTACGGCAAAACCGCAACCTTCATGCCTAAACCACTGGTTGGCGACAACGGCAGCGGCATGCACGTTCACCAATCCCTGGCTAAAGGCGGCGTAAACCTGTTCACCGGCAACCTGTACGGCGGCCTGTCAGAAACCGCGTTGTATTACATCGGCGGCATTATCAAACATGCTAAAGCATTAAACGCTATCACCAACCCATCAACCAACAGCTACAAACGTCTGGTTCCTGGTTTTGAAGCGCCTGTGATGCTGGCTTACTCAGCGCGTAACCGCTCTGCCTCTATCCGTATTCCTTACGTCACCAACCCTAAAGGTCGCCGTATCGAAGTACGTTTCCCGGACTCAACTGCTAACCCATACTTGGCATTCTCTGCCATGTTGATGGCCGGTCTTGACGGTATCCAAAACAAAATTCACCCAGGTGAAGCAATGGATAAAGACTTGTACGACTTGCCGCCAGAAGAAGAAAAAGCGATTCCACAAGTTGCTTTCTCTCTGGACGAAGCATTAGCCGCTCTGGATGCAGACCGTGAGTTCTTGACTCGTGGCGGCGTATTCACCGACGACGTAATCGATGGCTACATTGCACTGAAACAAGAAGATGTGACTCGTCTGCGCATGAGCACTCACCCAGTTGAACTGGATATGTACTACAGCCTATAG
- a CDS encoding transglutaminase-like cysteine peptidase: protein MPAVNKGALNAAGLAVLFFSLCCGVALAAGLLIDQGLLDKVEKKYGSTAKQRFLDWQSLIENGKGWPEATKLERVNDFFNGNVEFIDDIILWQKTDYWAAPTEFLAKGAGDCEDYSIAKYFTLVEMGVDESKLRITYVKALELNQAHMVLTYFDSPRAVPLVLDNLKPSIVPATQRSDLQPVYSFNGTGLWLAKSKGSGQHVGGSDRLSMWTELKLRMLESPF from the coding sequence GTGCCAGCCGTTAATAAGGGCGCACTTAACGCTGCCGGATTAGCCGTTCTCTTCTTCAGCCTATGTTGCGGTGTTGCGCTGGCAGCCGGCCTATTAATCGATCAGGGCCTGCTGGATAAAGTCGAAAAAAAATACGGCTCGACAGCCAAGCAACGTTTCTTAGACTGGCAAAGCTTGATCGAGAACGGCAAAGGCTGGCCGGAAGCGACGAAACTGGAACGGGTCAACGACTTTTTCAACGGTAACGTCGAGTTTATTGACGATATTATCCTGTGGCAAAAAACCGATTACTGGGCAGCACCCACGGAGTTTCTGGCCAAAGGTGCCGGCGATTGCGAAGATTACTCCATAGCCAAATATTTTACCTTGGTGGAAATGGGCGTCGATGAAAGCAAACTGCGGATTACCTACGTAAAGGCTTTGGAACTGAATCAGGCACATATGGTACTGACCTACTTCGACTCGCCGCGCGCGGTACCCTTGGTGCTGGACAACCTAAAACCGAGCATCGTCCCGGCTACACAGCGCAGCGACTTACAGCCCGTGTACAGCTTTAACGGTACCGGCTTATGGCTTGCCAAAAGCAAAGGTTCCGGGCAACATGTCGGCGGTTCGGACCGCTTAAGCATGTGGACCGAGCTTAAATTAAGAATGCTGGAATCGCCTTTTTGA
- a CDS encoding L-serine ammonia-lyase — MAISVFDIFKIGIGPSSSHTVGPMRAAMTFVNNLEQRGFIGEVQRLRIELFGSLGATGKGHGTDKAVLLGLEGEAPDLIDPAIIPQRLATIRETGAVKLLHRYPVPFNEKADLLFQRKVLPYHSNGMRFTVFDANGAELLQSDYYSVGGGFVVTDAAAAADRLSNDDTCLPYPFKTGAAILKLCATHNKSISDLMLSNEKAWLGEEEIRQKLLNIWQVMQACVERGLHEEGVMPGGMKVRRRAANLYRQLSGEIPRQTPSMPVGTMEWVNLFALAVSEENASGGRVVTAPTNGAAGIIPAVLHYYWRFCDGANEEGVIRFLLTAAAIAILYKENASLSGAEVGCQGEVGVACSMAAGALAEVLGGTPEQVENAAEIGMEHNLGLTCDPVGGLVQVPCIERNAMGSVKAINAARIALRGDGKHFVSLDKVIKTMRETGADMKTKYKETSRGGLAVNLIEC; from the coding sequence ATGGCTATCAGCGTCTTCGATATTTTTAAAATCGGTATCGGACCTTCCAGCTCTCATACTGTAGGACCCATGCGAGCGGCGATGACGTTTGTCAATAATCTGGAACAGCGAGGTTTTATTGGCGAGGTACAGCGCTTGCGCATCGAATTATTCGGTTCGCTTGGCGCGACAGGCAAAGGCCATGGCACCGATAAAGCGGTATTGCTTGGTCTGGAAGGCGAAGCACCCGACTTGATTGACCCTGCCATCATTCCGCAACGACTAGCGACTATCCGCGAGACCGGGGCAGTTAAGCTATTGCACCGCTACCCGGTGCCGTTCAACGAGAAGGCCGATTTGCTGTTTCAACGCAAAGTACTGCCCTATCACTCCAACGGCATGCGCTTTACAGTATTTGATGCAAACGGCGCCGAACTGCTACAAAGCGATTACTATTCGGTAGGTGGCGGATTTGTCGTGACCGACGCAGCTGCGGCCGCTGATCGGCTGAGCAATGACGATACCTGCCTGCCCTACCCTTTCAAAACTGGTGCAGCGATACTAAAACTGTGCGCGACGCATAACAAATCAATCAGCGACTTGATGCTGAGCAATGAAAAAGCCTGGCTGGGTGAAGAGGAAATCCGCCAGAAATTATTGAACATTTGGCAGGTGATGCAGGCTTGCGTCGAACGAGGCTTACATGAAGAAGGGGTTATGCCGGGCGGAATGAAAGTCAGGCGCAGAGCGGCCAATCTCTATCGGCAGCTGAGCGGCGAAATACCCCGGCAAACGCCAAGTATGCCGGTCGGAACGATGGAGTGGGTGAATTTGTTCGCACTTGCCGTCAGCGAGGAAAATGCTTCCGGCGGACGCGTGGTGACCGCACCCACCAACGGCGCTGCCGGCATCATCCCGGCGGTATTGCATTACTACTGGCGCTTTTGCGACGGCGCGAATGAGGAAGGTGTGATTCGCTTTTTACTGACGGCAGCTGCGATAGCGATCTTGTACAAAGAGAACGCCTCGCTATCCGGAGCCGAGGTCGGGTGTCAGGGCGAAGTCGGCGTTGCGTGCTCTATGGCGGCCGGTGCACTGGCCGAAGTATTGGGCGGCACGCCCGAGCAGGTCGAGAACGCCGCCGAAATTGGGATGGAGCATAACTTGGGTTTGACCTGCGACCCAGTCGGCGGTTTGGTGCAAGTACCCTGCATCGAGCGTAACGCGATGGGATCGGTAAAGGCTATCAACGCCGCGCGCATTGCCCTGCGCGGCGACGGCAAGCATTTCGTATCCCTGGACAAGGTAATCAAAACCATGCGCGAAACCGGCGCCGATATGAAAACCAAATACAAGGAGACCTCACGCGGCGGTTTGGCGGTAAATTTGATTGAATGCTGA
- a CDS encoding porin, producing the protein MRNNTTLTKSHSRACLAGLMVICSASAMADSWTEASGLLGAAGIDPNEAKFMKDHNLKIGGWLEGSVGANLNATHDAYNGPVTFNDRTAEVQMNQLYFYLQKAITVGGDAFDLGGRADFMYGTDAIFTQAYGNPSFDPTTTLATGGRGDWDLYLSDDRFYNLALPQVYAELNLPVGNGIDVKLGHFYTPIGYEVVTSPDNFFVTKPYTMQYGEPFTHTGMLASYTVNPNWAISAGAVTGSGTGGWDGNFNKNVGNWSFLGGVTWTSDDAGTSLALTSTAGEQSEVNSSKWAMYSLVGKHNFTDKLHYIIQHDHGYADNVATGNASAAATLAAGTATVGTQNAEWYGINQYLIYDVTDKLSAGLRAEWFRDNNGFRVNGPGRCVAGAQPDGSNSACGAAWGGYYGDNAAFLSQGSGYYALTAGLTYKPAKWINLRPNVRWDHSDQTKAFAGGNSHDQVLFTADAVITF; encoded by the coding sequence ATGAGAAACAACACAACGTTAACAAAATCACACAGCCGCGCTTGCTTAGCCGGGTTAATGGTGATTTGCAGTGCCTCCGCAATGGCGGACAGCTGGACAGAAGCATCCGGACTACTGGGTGCAGCAGGCATTGATCCGAACGAAGCCAAGTTCATGAAGGATCACAATCTTAAAATTGGTGGCTGGCTGGAAGGAAGTGTCGGCGCGAATCTCAACGCCACACATGACGCTTACAATGGCCCAGTAACCTTTAACGATAGAACAGCTGAAGTACAAATGAACCAGCTGTACTTTTACTTGCAAAAAGCAATTACGGTTGGTGGTGATGCATTCGACCTTGGCGGCCGAGCCGACTTTATGTATGGTACCGACGCTATTTTTACTCAAGCTTACGGCAATCCTTCATTTGACCCTACGACAACCTTAGCAACAGGCGGCCGCGGCGATTGGGACCTCTATCTTTCGGACGACCGCTTCTACAACCTTGCTTTACCGCAAGTCTATGCCGAACTTAACTTGCCGGTCGGTAATGGTATTGATGTCAAATTAGGCCACTTTTACACGCCTATCGGCTACGAAGTAGTTACTTCACCGGACAACTTTTTTGTCACAAAACCCTACACCATGCAGTATGGCGAACCGTTTACCCATACAGGTATGCTGGCTAGCTACACAGTTAACCCAAACTGGGCAATCTCCGCTGGCGCCGTCACGGGTAGCGGCACAGGTGGCTGGGATGGCAACTTTAATAAAAATGTTGGCAATTGGTCATTCTTGGGCGGTGTAACCTGGACTAGCGATGACGCTGGAACCTCGCTGGCACTGACCTCAACCGCCGGCGAACAGTCAGAAGTCAATAGTTCGAAATGGGCGATGTACAGCTTGGTTGGTAAACACAACTTCACCGACAAATTGCATTACATTATTCAACATGACCACGGCTATGCAGACAACGTAGCAACCGGCAATGCTTCCGCAGCCGCCACTTTGGCAGCAGGAACAGCCACGGTTGGAACACAAAATGCTGAATGGTACGGCATCAACCAATACTTGATTTACGATGTAACAGACAAACTTTCAGCCGGCCTACGCGCTGAATGGTTCAGGGACAACAACGGTTTCCGCGTGAACGGTCCAGGCCGTTGCGTTGCCGGCGCACAACCCGACGGTAGCAACTCGGCATGTGGTGCTGCCTGGGGCGGCTACTATGGTGACAACGCCGCTTTCTTGTCACAAGGTAGCGGCTACTATGCTCTTACAGCAGGTTTGACATACAAACCTGCCAAATGGATTAACCTGCGGCCTAATGTTCGTTGGGATCATAGTGATCAAACCAAGGCATTCGCCGGCGGCAACAGTCATGACCAAGTACTGTTCACTGCAGACGCTGTAATCACTTTCTAA
- a CDS encoding M48 family metallopeptidase, which produces MNSQTAPLLYSLRRSGRAKITRIVVTADKIEVVAPLKVSERRIQDFVHAQKDWIEAALKRVAGRVQTAAPRLAPSEYRDGAHVPYQGRRLPLKTTTGKAKTVRIELLNDEMFWVKLPAGITDEQHSALIQQALTRWMKNQAKQQVKQWVDLHAPRFALFPRSIRIKTQKSRWGSCGPKNDINMNWLLLLAPAAVLEYVVVHELCHIKHKNHSPAFWQLVGEHLPDFKQRRLWLKQHGASVMQGL; this is translated from the coding sequence TTGAACAGCCAAACCGCCCCCTTACTTTACAGCCTGCGCCGCAGCGGCCGCGCCAAAATCACCCGCATCGTAGTCACCGCCGACAAAATAGAAGTGGTGGCACCGCTCAAAGTGTCCGAACGGCGCATTCAGGATTTTGTGCATGCCCAAAAAGACTGGATAGAAGCCGCGCTAAAACGCGTTGCTGGCAGAGTGCAAACCGCCGCGCCACGGCTAGCGCCGAGCGAGTACAGGGATGGCGCGCATGTGCCCTACCAAGGCCGCCGCTTACCGCTAAAAACCACCACCGGTAAAGCAAAAACAGTCCGCATCGAGTTGCTGAACGACGAAATGTTTTGGGTGAAATTACCGGCTGGAATTACCGATGAGCAACACTCCGCCCTGATTCAACAAGCTTTGACGCGCTGGATGAAAAACCAGGCCAAGCAGCAGGTAAAGCAATGGGTCGATCTACACGCGCCGCGCTTTGCCCTGTTTCCGCGCAGCATCCGCATCAAAACCCAAAAAAGCCGTTGGGGCAGCTGCGGTCCGAAAAACGACATCAATATGAATTGGCTGCTGCTGCTGGCTCCAGCCGCAGTTTTGGAATACGTGGTAGTCCATGAACTTTGCCACATCAAACACAAAAATCATTCTCCGGCTTTTTGGCAATTGGTTGGCGAACATCTACCCGATTTTAAGCAACGCCGGCTCTGGCTTAAACAACACGGCGCCAGCGTGATGCAAGGCTTGTAA
- a CDS encoding cold-shock protein, whose translation MAALVQGKVKWFNDDKGFGFIEQDGGKDVFVHFSVIQGSGRKTLSEGQSVTMEVTSGAKGPQAENVTPL comes from the coding sequence ATGGCAGCATTAGTACAAGGCAAAGTTAAGTGGTTCAACGATGACAAAGGCTTCGGCTTCATTGAACAAGATGGTGGCAAAGATGTGTTTGTACACTTTAGCGTTATTCAAGGTAGCGGTCGCAAAACCTTGAGTGAAGGCCAAAGCGTCACCATGGAAGTAACCAGCGGAGCTAAAGGCCCACAAGCGGAAAACGTCACCCCTTTATAG
- a CDS encoding Bax inhibitor-1/YccA family protein: MRLNTATARSEAGILATNKVLKNTYLLLSMTLLFSAAMAAVAMTLDLPHPGLIITMVGYFGLLFLTTRFSNSALGLVFVFALTGFMGMTLGPILNMYIHAFSNGHELILTALGGTGVIFLGLSGYALTTRKDFSFMAGFLMVGVLVAFFAGLAAILFSVPALSLAVSAMFVLLMSGMILYQTSEIIHGGETNYILATVSLYVSIYNLFTSLLQLLGVFGGND; the protein is encoded by the coding sequence ATGCGTTTAAATACTGCAACTGCTCGTTCGGAAGCCGGCATACTGGCGACCAATAAGGTTTTAAAGAATACTTATTTATTGCTATCGATGACTCTGCTGTTCAGCGCGGCTATGGCTGCGGTAGCGATGACGCTGGATTTGCCGCATCCGGGTTTGATTATCACCATGGTAGGCTACTTCGGTCTGCTGTTTTTAACCACCCGTTTTAGTAATAGTGCACTGGGCTTGGTGTTCGTGTTTGCGTTGACCGGTTTCATGGGTATGACCCTGGGGCCGATTTTAAACATGTATATACACGCGTTCAGCAACGGCCATGAACTGATTTTAACCGCGCTGGGCGGTACCGGCGTGATTTTCCTGGGCTTGTCAGGCTACGCGCTGACCACCCGCAAGGATTTTAGTTTTATGGCCGGCTTCCTGATGGTGGGCGTGCTGGTAGCATTCTTCGCGGGTTTGGCGGCGATCTTATTTTCGGTACCTGCGTTGTCGTTGGCGGTTTCCGCGATGTTCGTGTTGCTGATGTCCGGTATGATTTTGTATCAAACTAGTGAAATCATCCACGGCGGCGAAACCAACTATATTTTAGCCACCGTGTCATTGTATGTGTCCATCTACAACCTGTTCACCAGCTTGCTGCAATTGTTGGGCGTATTCGGTGGTAACGACTGA